The nucleotide sequence CGTTACAGGCAGATAATCAGCAGTACCCTACTACTTTGTAGACCGCATAGCCAACAATCTCCTTGACGAGATAATACGCGTCGGCAAAGGCTTCCTCCTGGGGTAACAGCCACTCCCCCGGTCCAAACGACCGGCGGGTGCTCATAAAACTCCCCGGAAAAGGCGTTACGGTAACGCCAGCTTTCTGAAAACAGGCATCGGCCCGGCGCAGATGCCAGGCCGACGTAATCAGCACGCAGCGGTTCGTATGCAGCCGTTCTCGTAACATTCTGGCCGTAAAGAGGGCATTCTCGCGGGTGTTCCGCGATTTGTTTTCCAGGATAATATCTTCCGGGCGAACACCCGCTGCCAGCAGAAACCGGGCCGTCATCTGCCCTTCGTCGCTGACGGTTCTGAACTGGAACGGCAGATTGCCATACCCTCCGCTGATCAGGATTTTCTCAACGGCCCCCTGCTTGTACAGGTACAGCGCCTGCCCCGCCCGGTCGGCTTCGGCATCGAGCAGAAACCGGTTGTCGGGCACCTGTTTCGAAACGCTCATCATGCCACCGGTCAGCACTACGGCAACCGAATTTGGCGAACGGGCGGGCACAGGAGCAGGCGCATACTCCCAGAATAGCGCCAGTTCGTTCATCAGAAACGAATTCCCAAACACCCAGAAAACGAGCAGCGCTGCGCCGACGAGTTGCCGACGTCGCTGGGGCTTCTTCGTAAAAAAAGCCAGCAGCAAGACGGCCAGCAGCCAACCCGCCGGCGTGAGCAGGTAATTTAAGGTCTTAGAAAAGAAATAGAACATAGACTACGGGCGCTATAGCAGGCGTTTTAGAGACGGATAGATTGGCCTAAATCGTTAAATTTGTCTCTTTGAGTTGCGAAGATACGCACCCGCCTGTATGAAGAACCTTCTCCTGACTGCTCTCTTTGGTCTGCTGCTGACCTCATTTCTTGGAGCACAACCCTCCCCTACACCGACAGCCAGCGGTTTTAAAATAACGGGCCGTGTGCAGGGCATCCGGGACACGACCTGCGTACTGGCGCATTATTTCGGCGCTGGTCAGTACATCCCCAAGGATACCGCCCGGGTAGACGGCAGCGGCAATCTGGTGTTCGAAGGGCCGTCACACCTGCCCGAAGGCCTGTATATTGCCGTTACGCCCAAGAATCGTTACATTGAGTTTCTGATGACTGACGATCAGAACTTTTCGTTCGAAACCGATACGGCCAACGTCATCAAAAACATGAAGGTGACCGGCTCGAAGGAAAATGAGCTGTTCTACGGGTATCAGCAGCAGTTGAGCAAGCTGTATGACGAAGCGCAGGCGCTGAATCTGGAAAAGAAAACGCGTAACGACGCAACGACGGCTGCGGTGGTCAGCCAGAAAATGGGAGAGCTGCAGAAGCAGGCACAGACGTACCGCAACCAGTTTCTGAACGATAACCAGGGAACCTTTGCCGTGAAAATTCTGAAAGCTTCCGCTGAGCCGGAAGTTCCACCAGCTCCGAAAGTAGCGAACGGTCGCCCTGACTCGGCCTGGGTGTTCAATTACTTCAAAAGCCACTTCTGGGACGACTTCGATTTTGCCGATGAGCGGTTCGTCCGGACGCCGATACTCCAGCGTAAGATCGACCGGTATCTAAAGGAACTGACTGTGCAATCGCCCGACTCGCTCATTAAGGAAGCCGACTTCATGGTTCGCAAAGCCCAGGCGGGTAAAAGCAAGGAAATTCTCTCGTACATAATCTGGTACACGACCAGCCAGTATGAGCAACCCAAGGTCATGGGTACCGACGGGCTGTTTGTCCATATGTTCGAAAAATATTACGCCACCGGGATTATGCCCGTTTCGGACTCGTCGACAATCCGGAACATCGGCGAACGGGTGAAATCGCTTAAGCCGACCCTGGTCGGTAAGGTTCTGCCAACACCGGCCGTCAGCGATACGCTTCGTCGGGCGATTCCCTTCCAGAACATCAAGGCCGATTATACGGTCGTTTACTTCTACGATCCGCACTGCGGCCATTGCCGCGAGAGTGCGCCCAAACTGCAGAAGTTTGTAGATACGTATAAAGGTAAAGGTGTTGAGGTGGTAGCCATCGCCATCGACCAGACGCCCGAAGAATGGAAGAAATTTATCCGCGAGTTTAAGCTCGGCAAGGCAATCAACGGTTACGATTATTCTTACCGCACCGACTACCGGCGTCAGTATGACGTCTGGACCACGCCGACCATCTACATGCTCGACAAGAACAAAAAGATCATTGCCCGCAAACTGCCCGTCGAGCAGATTGAAGACTTCATGCTCTTTCACAAACGGCAGCAGGAAACGGTAAAAAAACCGGTCACCGCATCGGTAAAGACGGGTGTAAAGAAATAGGAATGCTTCTCTAGGCGTACGATTGCCGCGCTTCGGTTAAAAATGCTACTATGAGTTCAGCTGGCTCGTGGTGGCATTTTGTCTTTTTTACCGATTAAGCGTTATATCTTACACGGCGTAAAAAAACCGTTGATGAATCAGGTTTCGGTAAGAGGCTGGGCTGATGGGTATAGGCTGATTCGCACGCTACGTATGGTTATTAGGCAGCACATGCCTGACCTATACACATTTAAAGGAGCAACTTATTTCTATGAAAAAATTTTTACGCGAGAACGGCCTTTCTTTATTTTTCACCCTGATTACGGTATTGACCTTAGCAGGCCAGATCGTTGTGGGCTGGTATAATTTCAATGAAGAACTCAGCGATTTTGGTAGGGCTCCCATCGGCTTTGCTGCCTACATCACCAGCGGTCACTGCATGGAGGCCGTTTTTGAGAACTGGGAAAGCGAGTTTCTTCAGATGGGGTTATACGTCATCCTGACCGTATCGCTTTATCAGAAAGGGTCTTCGGAGTCGAAAAGTCTGGACAAACCCGAAGAAGTCGACCGGGAACCTTCGCCTACGCGGCCGGGGGCCCCCTGGCCAGTTCGACAGGGTGGCTGGGTCCTGAAGCTGTATCAGAACTCCCTTAGTCTTGCCTTTTTCGTTTTATTCGGGCTTTCGTTTTGCCTGCACGCGATCGGGGGCGTCAGAGAGTATAATACCCAGCAGATTCTGAAAGGTAAACCCGAGCTGCTCTCCGTATGGCAGTTTCTGGGTACGAATGAATTTTGGTTTCAGTCGCTGCAAAACTGGCAGAGTGAGTTTTTATCGGTACTATCGATCGTCGTGCTGTCTATTTATCTGCGTCAGAAAGGCTCGCCGGAATCCAAACCCGTCGACGCAGCGCACGACCAGACCGGCAAATAACAGCGGGGGTTAAACCCGCTATCTAACTTACCGCATCTTGGTGCGCTTCACCAGGTACGAGGTCAGAATCTGATCGAAACCCTGAGCGATGTCGGCTTCGATGAAGTCGATCTTGTACTGACCACAGCGCATTTTCAGATCCTGGAAATAAGACTTTACCGCCTGCTGATACGTCTCGCGAACCTGCCCCGGCTGAAGTTTTACCTTTTCGCCCGTTTCCAGATCAATGAACTCGTAGGGTCGCTCGTCGAACGCAAAATCCTCTTCAGTTTTCTTGTCCGTAACGTGAAAGAGTAGCACTTCATGCAGATTATGCCGCAGGTGCTGCAGCGCCGAAAACAGCGTATCGGCCTTTTCGGTATTATCGAACATATCGCTGAAAATAATTACCAGCGAGCGCTTGTTGATCTTCTCGGCCACCTGATGAATTACGTCGGCCGCCGACGTCTTCCGTAAGGGCTTGGGTTGCTGCATCAACTGGTCCAGCTGCGTAAACAGCTTGTGCACGTGCGAAGGCGTCGATTTAACGGGCGTTTGCAGATCAATCGTGTCGGCGAAGGTCGTCAGGCTCACGGCGTCTTTCTGCCGCTGGAGCATATAAGCCAGACAGGCCGCTGCCATCACGCTGAAGGTCATCTTCCCGTAGTTCGACTCCGGGTAATACATGGACGACGACGTATCGATCAGCAGGTGGCAGCGCAGGTTCGTTTCCTCCTCGTAGCGTTTAACGAACAGCTTTTCGGTCTTTCCGAAGACCTTCCAGTCGATGTGCCGCGTGGTTTCGCCGGTATTATAGAGCCGGTGCTCGGCAAACTCCACCGAGAAACCGTGGAAGGGCGATTTGTGCAGACCCGTAATAAAACCTTCGACTAACTGGCGGGCCAGAAATTCAACGTTACCGAAGGAACGTACCTGGCCCAGGTTCAAGGGTTGTTTCATTGAATAAACTTCGTTAAAACCAACCACTTTGCCAATGCCAGGGCATAAAAAAACCGAACCGTCCGACAGCCCTATAGGAATTGCACAATGCAATGGGTACTGACAAACGGTTCGGTTGGTCTTAGAACATCGGCTCCAGCAGCGGCTGGTATGAATCCGGTGTAGTGAACACGGGCGATGCAGACGCGAGGGCTGCAAAACGGCCCTTGCCGACAACCCGCAGCGACACATTCGCGACGCCTTTGGAAACCATGCCCAGGGCACGGGCGGCAGCGTGCGTGAGGTCAATCACACGGCCTTTGGAAAAAGGTCCCCGATCATTGATTCGTACAATTACCGAGCGTTGGTTGTCTAAGTTCGTGACCTCGACCAACGTATTCAACGGCAGGGAACGATGAGCACCTTCGAGCGATTCTGACGAAACGCGTTCACCGTATGCCGTCTTGCGACCATTGAACTTCTTGGAGTAAAAAGACGCTTTGCCTTTCTGTATGAGGCTCGGAAGAGCCTCCGTCGGTTTCATGTTGCCAAAAAACAACATAAGGGACATGATTAAACTCATACAGCTTTTGGTTACGTTTAGAAGATTAGACGGAGCAAAAACCAGGACCTAACGCCAGGGCTCCATCCCCAAAAAGTGCAATTCCTATTTAACAAAGATAGTACACAGAGACCTTACTACCAAGCGATTAGCAAAAAAACTGTGGAATGGTCTCCACAACTCTAGTATTTTTTGGGGTTATTTCACCACGAAATATAGTTGTCGATTTGTTTTTGTTCTGATTCAATTGACCGTACTTTAGCAAAAACGAAGGCACTAAACCTCACTGATTGTGGACGAAAGAGAACGGGAGAAAATCTACTCGAAGCGGGTTCGGGCGGGTAAACGGACGTATTTTTTTGACGTCAAATCGACCCGCACCAACGACTATTATCTGACCATAACCGAAAGCCGTCGGCACCCCCAGGGCGAAGGGTTCGTGTATGAAAAACACAAGATGTTTCTCTACAAAGAAGACTTTGACAAGTTTATTGAGGCCCTGCAGGAAACAGTTGGCCACGTGAAAACCGAGTTAATGCCCGACGTGGACTTCAGTCAGTTTGCTCAGCGCGAACGCGACGAACAGGATGATTTTGCCAGTGAATTAAAATGGGACTAACCAATTCCGGAATGACACACCATTTACTCTCTTAGTTTACCGATCAACGCCCGGCCCAGACTGGCCAAAACTCAGTTAGCCCTCGGTTCATGCCGAAGGCTTTTTTTGTTGTAAATTTGTGGAAAACTAATTAGTGAATGAGCAATGCATGATCGGGAGAGCAGCCTGCGCTGGCGAATTCCCTCATTCGCTCTTTCACTCAATCACTTATGGGCTTACAATGTGGAATCGTAGGCTTGCCGAATGTAGGTAAGTCTACGCTGTTTAATGCTATTTCCAGCGGGAAGGCCGAAGCGGCCAACTACCCCTTCTGTACAATAGAACCCAACGTTGGGGTTGTTACGGTACCCGACGAACGTTTGAACACGCTCGAAGGGCTGGTGAAACCGCAGAAAGTTGTTCCGACGATCATCGAGTTTGTCGACATCGCCGGTCTGGTAAAAGGTGCCAGCCAGGGCGCGGGGCTGGGGAATAAATTCCTGGCCAATATTCGCGAGGTTGATGCTATTGTCCACGTCATCCGCTGCTTTGAAGACGAAAACATCGTACACGTAGAAGGCCAGGTCAATCCCGTTGCCGACAAAGAGATTATTGATGCCGAACTGCAACTAAAAGATCTGGAGTCGGTCGACAAAAAAATTCAGCGGATCGACAAAGCCGCCCGCGTAGGTGACGCCAAGGCGAAAGCCGAACTGGAAATTCTGAAACAGTATAAAACAGCACTCGAAGCCGGCAAAAGCGCCCGGACGGTACAGGTCTCGCCCGAAGAACGGGAAGCGGCCATTGGCGATATCTCGCTGCTGACGGTGAAACCCGTTATTTACGTCGCCAACGTAGACGAAGGCTCGCTGCCCAATGGCAATGCTTATTCTGATGCGCTGCAGGAAGCTGTGAAAGATGAAGGTGCCGAAGTAATCGTTATCAGTGCCGGCATTGAATCACAGATCGCCGAGATGGAAGACCCGGAAGAGCGCGAAATGTTCCTGGGCGAATACGGCCTGACCGAATCGGGTCTGAGCAAGCTCATAAAGGCGTCGTACAAGCTGCTGGGATTGATTACGTATTTCACAGCGGGCGTAAAGGAGGTTCGGGCCTGGACCATTCACCGGGGCTGGAAAGCCCCACAGGCTGCGGGCGTGATCCACTCCGACTTTGAGCGAAAGTTTATCCGGGCGCAGGTCATGAAGCTCCCCGATTTCGAGCAGTTCAAGACCGAAGCCGCCGTCCGCGAAGCCGGTAAACTGGCTGTTGAAGGTAAGGAATACATCGTGCAGGACGGCGATATTATGGAGTTTCTACATGGAGCCTAATCTTCGCTACCGGATTAACAAAGGGGCGGCTAATCCAGACATTTATGCTGGATTAGCCGCCCTTCTTACGTTTTAACCGTTAGCAACAACCAGCTTTATTTACGCTTGTTCACGCCCAGCCGTCGGTAGGCTACCAACTGGTCGGCGCGGGCTGCGGGAGGGCGGTGATACACGAATACTTCGTAATCATTCTCGGTGGCTGAGTAGCTACCTTCAATATAAGCCTCATCGACTTTGGGCTGCGCGCCAGTTGTCAGGACGGCGTAATCGTAATTGTATACGCCCTGTTTGAGCAGAATCGACGCCTGATAAGCCCCCAGCGCCGGATCGAACGTCATGCGGTTCCGGTCGTCGAGCCGCCAGAAGTTAAACGCACCGTTGACGTAAACGTCTGCGCCCGATACGTTCGGCGTGCGCAGCGTAAAAATCATTTCTACGTAATCGCCGTTCGTTGCGCCATTGCCCGTTTCCCGGTGGTCAATCACAAACATCCCGTTGAAATCATCGCTCTGGATGTAAGCACCCCGACTGCGGGGCTGACCGACCTGCACGTAGGCAATGTTCCGATCGGCGGGCCGGTCGATACGATCGATGTAGTTAGCGCGGGACAGCATCGTTCGCGTATCGAAAAACCGGAACTCGTTGCCGCCCGGCAGGGTGTTGCTCAGATCCACCAGGCGAAACTCCAGCACCTGATCGAACGCCCGAACGTTGGTTGGACGTAGGCCCCGGATGGTCCGGTCGTCGCGATAATTCTGGCGAATAACCACCCGGAAATCGTCCTGGGGCGAAATAACCTGATAGCCTTTATAATCAATCGCCAGATCAATCTGCTGATCGCTGAACTGCCGCGACGGATCGGTTGAAAAGCGCGCAGCTGCGTTCACGTTGATGCGGTTCTGGTAAGTGCTGAACCGGCGCGTAAAGAGAATATTGTCGCGGTTTCGCTCGTCATACACCACCAGTAAGTAATTGCCGGGCAGTTTCACCCGCGGAATGGTGAAGCGGTAGTGGTAATACGGAATCTTGGTATTGATAGACGTCTGATAGTCTGTGATAGGATTGTCGTTGTACTCGTACGTAAACTCAATGTCATTGAGCACCGAACGCTGCCAGTCGGCATTGCAATGAATGAGCCGGGCGCGGAACGACCGGTAGTTGGCCGTCAGATCGTCGAACTCCAGTTGAAGCGGTACCTGTTCATCGAGGGCAATAACGGGTGGGTTCAGCGTCAGGGCCGGATCGTTTGGATTGCCCCCCACCACCGGAAACAACAGCACCGTCTGAATCCGCGGGTCATAAATTCGATCAATTGTCTGAAGCGGCTGGGCAAACCCAGTAATTGTTATCAGGACCGTTACGAAAAAAGCAATCAGTTGGCGAAACGTAATCATTCAGCGTTAATTTCGGTCAGAGAAGTGGTAAGTAAACGCCCGGACGTCGCTATAGTTGTGCAAAATCAGTAAGATTGCGTTACGTCAGAGCTGAATAATCGTATGGTAGACTACAATCCTAAAGAATGGCTTCAATTTATTCTTGCGTTTAACCGGGCCGATACCGTCCGTAAACTCCTGCCCGCGCTAATCGGCGTTGGAATTTATTCGTTCGTTGTTGTCCATTTAATTGAAATCGTCGGCTTCAGTGATAACCTCCACCTGAAGAACCTGTCTATCCTGCATACACTGCTTAGTTTTGTTATTTCCATG is from Spirosoma taeanense and encodes:
- a CDS encoding YdcF family protein; protein product: MFYFFSKTLNYLLTPAGWLLAVLLLAFFTKKPQRRRQLVGAALLVFWVFGNSFLMNELALFWEYAPAPVPARSPNSVAVVLTGGMMSVSKQVPDNRFLLDAEADRAGQALYLYKQGAVEKILISGGYGNLPFQFRTVSDEGQMTARFLLAAGVRPEDIILENKSRNTRENALFTARMLRERLHTNRCVLITSAWHLRRADACFQKAGVTVTPFPGSFMSTRRSFGPGEWLLPQEEAFADAYYLVKEIVGYAVYKVVGYC
- a CDS encoding thioredoxin-like domain-containing protein; translated protein: MKNLLLTALFGLLLTSFLGAQPSPTPTASGFKITGRVQGIRDTTCVLAHYFGAGQYIPKDTARVDGSGNLVFEGPSHLPEGLYIAVTPKNRYIEFLMTDDQNFSFETDTANVIKNMKVTGSKENELFYGYQQQLSKLYDEAQALNLEKKTRNDATTAAVVSQKMGELQKQAQTYRNQFLNDNQGTFAVKILKASAEPEVPPAPKVANGRPDSAWVFNYFKSHFWDDFDFADERFVRTPILQRKIDRYLKELTVQSPDSLIKEADFMVRKAQAGKSKEILSYIIWYTTSQYEQPKVMGTDGLFVHMFEKYYATGIMPVSDSSTIRNIGERVKSLKPTLVGKVLPTPAVSDTLRRAIPFQNIKADYTVVYFYDPHCGHCRESAPKLQKFVDTYKGKGVEVVAIAIDQTPEEWKKFIREFKLGKAINGYDYSYRTDYRRQYDVWTTPTIYMLDKNKKIIARKLPVEQIEDFMLFHKRQQETVKKPVTASVKTGVKK
- a CDS encoding DUF6766 family protein — encoded protein: MKKFLRENGLSLFFTLITVLTLAGQIVVGWYNFNEELSDFGRAPIGFAAYITSGHCMEAVFENWESEFLQMGLYVILTVSLYQKGSSESKSLDKPEEVDREPSPTRPGAPWPVRQGGWVLKLYQNSLSLAFFVLFGLSFCLHAIGGVREYNTQQILKGKPELLSVWQFLGTNEFWFQSLQNWQSEFLSVLSIVVLSIYLRQKGSPESKPVDAAHDQTGK
- a CDS encoding DUF58 domain-containing protein yields the protein MKQPLNLGQVRSFGNVEFLARQLVEGFITGLHKSPFHGFSVEFAEHRLYNTGETTRHIDWKVFGKTEKLFVKRYEEETNLRCHLLIDTSSSMYYPESNYGKMTFSVMAAACLAYMLQRQKDAVSLTTFADTIDLQTPVKSTPSHVHKLFTQLDQLMQQPKPLRKTSAADVIHQVAEKINKRSLVIIFSDMFDNTEKADTLFSALQHLRHNLHEVLLFHVTDKKTEEDFAFDERPYEFIDLETGEKVKLQPGQVRETYQQAVKSYFQDLKMRCGQYKIDFIEADIAQGFDQILTSYLVKRTKMR
- a CDS encoding septal ring lytic transglycosylase RlpA family protein; its protein translation is MSLIMSLMLFFGNMKPTEALPSLIQKGKASFYSKKFNGRKTAYGERVSSESLEGAHRSLPLNTLVEVTNLDNQRSVIVRINDRGPFSKGRVIDLTHAAARALGMVSKGVANVSLRVVGKGRFAALASASPVFTTPDSYQPLLEPMF
- a CDS encoding DUF3276 family protein gives rise to the protein MDEREREKIYSKRVRAGKRTYFFDVKSTRTNDYYLTITESRRHPQGEGFVYEKHKMFLYKEDFDKFIEALQETVGHVKTELMPDVDFSQFAQRERDEQDDFASELKWD
- the ychF gene encoding redox-regulated ATPase YchF → MGLQCGIVGLPNVGKSTLFNAISSGKAEAANYPFCTIEPNVGVVTVPDERLNTLEGLVKPQKVVPTIIEFVDIAGLVKGASQGAGLGNKFLANIREVDAIVHVIRCFEDENIVHVEGQVNPVADKEIIDAELQLKDLESVDKKIQRIDKAARVGDAKAKAELEILKQYKTALEAGKSARTVQVSPEEREAAIGDISLLTVKPVIYVANVDEGSLPNGNAYSDALQEAVKDEGAEVIVISAGIESQIAEMEDPEEREMFLGEYGLTESGLSKLIKASYKLLGLITYFTAGVKEVRAWTIHRGWKAPQAAGVIHSDFERKFIRAQVMKLPDFEQFKTEAAVREAGKLAVEGKEYIVQDGDIMEFLHGA
- a CDS encoding type IX secretion system plug protein, with the translated sequence MITFRQLIAFFVTVLITITGFAQPLQTIDRIYDPRIQTVLLFPVVGGNPNDPALTLNPPVIALDEQVPLQLEFDDLTANYRSFRARLIHCNADWQRSVLNDIEFTYEYNDNPITDYQTSINTKIPYYHYRFTIPRVKLPGNYLLVVYDERNRDNILFTRRFSTYQNRINVNAAARFSTDPSRQFSDQQIDLAIDYKGYQVISPQDDFRVVIRQNYRDDRTIRGLRPTNVRAFDQVLEFRLVDLSNTLPGGNEFRFFDTRTMLSRANYIDRIDRPADRNIAYVQVGQPRSRGAYIQSDDFNGMFVIDHRETGNGATNGDYVEMIFTLRTPNVSGADVYVNGAFNFWRLDDRNRMTFDPALGAYQASILLKQGVYNYDYAVLTTGAQPKVDEAYIEGSYSATENDYEVFVYHRPPAARADQLVAYRRLGVNKRK